One genomic segment of Coffea arabica cultivar ET-39 chromosome 6e, Coffea Arabica ET-39 HiFi, whole genome shotgun sequence includes these proteins:
- the LOC113696143 gene encoding selT-like protein, with amino-acid sequence MMDRTQLLLVGLPLFLLCSDLFNLFAPPPPKPAHHDHHHNHHHNYQPSKTQSTIQQPSPDFTTHAASGAGAIGFGNTVNIDFCASCSYRGTAVTMKNMLETQFPGINVVLANYPPPLPKRVLSKLVPVVQIGVMSIVLAGEHIFPRLGYAVPPPWYYSLRANRFGTISSTWLLGNFLQSFLQSSGAFEVYCNGEMVFSKLKESRFPGEIELKDLVARRIASSRVVHGLGGANWSS; translated from the exons ATGATGGACCGGACTCAGCTTCTCCTGGTGGGCCTGCCCCTCTTCCTCCTCTGCTCAGACCTCTTCAATCTCTTCGCACCACCTCCTCCCAAGCCGGCCCACCACGACCACCACCACAACCACCACCATAATTACCAGCCATCCAAAACCCAATCCACGATCCAACAACCATCCCCGGACTTCACCACCCAT GCAGCGAGTGGAGCTGGAGCCATTGGATTTGGTAACACCGTTAATATTGACTTCTGCGCCTCTTGTTCTTACAG AGGAACTGCAGTGACAATGAAGAACATGTTAGAAACTCAATTCCCTGGGATCAATGTTGTTCTTGCTAATTATCCTCCTCCGCTTCCAAAGCGTGTTTTGAGCAAACTGGTTCCTGTTGTTCAGATTGGTGTAATGTCTATTGTATTGGCTGGTGAACATATTTTCCCACGTTTGGGGTATGCAGTACCACCTCCGTGGTACTATTCGTTGCGTGCAAATAGGTTTGGAACTATTTCAAGCACTTGGCTCCTCGGAAATTTCCTGCAATCATTCTTGCAGAGTTCTGGTGCTTTTGAAGTATACTGTAATGGAGAAATG GTATTCTCTAAACTAAAGGAGAGCAGGTTCCCTGGGGAAATTGAGCTTAAAGATCTCGTAGCCAGGAGGATTGCTAGTTCACGAGTTGTGCATGGTCTGGGTGGAGCTAACTGGTCTTCCTAA
- the LOC113695345 gene encoding trihelix transcription factor GT-3b-like encodes MESHQHHHHHQYGSSSSVHIDTGGGGGGDRFPQWSIQETRDFLMIRAELDPTFMETKRNKLLWEVIATKMREKGYNRSAEQCKCKWKNLVTRYKGCETMEPEGVRQQFPFYNDLQTIFAARMQRMLWMEAEGGAGSSKKKAAQLSSDDEDDNDDSEVERAHKKKRKLKAGGGGGGGGASSASASAAAGGNVVNSLKEILDEFMKQQMQIEMQWMKAYEAREEERRKRETEWRQTMEALENERLMMDKRWREREEQRRIREEARAENRDALITALLNKLQREDR; translated from the exons ATGGAAAGTCAtcagcatcatcatcatcatcagtaTGGCAGCAGCAGCAGCGTTCATATTGACACGGGTGGTGGCGGTGGTGGCGATAGGTTCCCTCAATGGAGTATTCAAGAAACCAGGGATTTCTTGATGATTCGGGCAGAGCTGGATCCTACCTTCATGGAAACCAAGCGGAACAAGCTTCTCTGGGAAGTCATCGCCACcaaaatgagggaaaagggtTACAATCGCAGCGCTGAGCAGTGCAAATGCAAGTGGAAAAACCTCGTTACCCGATACAAA gGATGTGAAACCATGGAACCGGAAGGCGTACGACAGCAGTTTCCATTTTATAATGATTTGCAAACAATTTTCGCTGCTAGGATGCAAAGAATGCTATGGATGGAGGCCGAGGGCGGAGCTGGCAGTTCGAAGAAGAAAGCGGCACAGCTTTCCTCGGACGACGAGGATGATAACGACGACAGCGAGGTTGAGAGAGCACATAAAAAGAAACGGAAGCTTAAAGCGGGTGGCGGTGGCGGAGGTGGAGGGGCGAGTAGTGCTTCTGCATCCGCCGCAGCTGGAGGAAATGTTGTGAATAGTTTGAAGGAAATACTGGATGAATTCATGAAGCAACAGATgcaaatagaaatgcaatggaTGAAAGCGTACGAGGCAAGAGAAGAGGAGAGAAGGAAAAGGGAGACGGAGTGGAGACAGACGATGGAGGCCTTGGAAAACGAAAGGTTGATGATGGACAAGAGGTGGAGAGAGCGGGAAGAGCAAAGAAGGATTAGGGAAGAAGCCAGGGCCGAGAATAGGGATGCCCTCATCACAGCTCTTTTGAACAAGCTTCAAAGGGAAGACAGGTGA